From the genome of Prevotella herbatica, one region includes:
- a CDS encoding GNAT family N-acetyltransferase, producing MEEIKVMVADESHIKYVDIILETIAEAAKVRGTGIAKRSPEYVATKMRETKAVIALQGDKFAGFSYIETWGNKQYVTTSGLIVHPDFRGLGLAKKIKNVTFTLARKRWPHAKIFSLTSGSAVMKMNTQLGYLPVTFNDLTDDESFWRGCEGCINSDVLHRTNRRYCICTAMLFDPERDLPAKLPADVLERIKNIND from the coding sequence ATGGAAGAAATCAAGGTGATGGTTGCCGACGAAAGCCATATCAAGTACGTCGACATCATACTAGAAACTATTGCGGAAGCAGCTAAAGTGCGCGGAACTGGTATCGCTAAGCGTTCACCAGAATACGTTGCAACAAAGATGAGGGAAACCAAAGCGGTTATTGCCCTCCAAGGTGATAAGTTTGCAGGGTTCAGTTATATTGAGACCTGGGGAAACAAACAATATGTAACAACATCAGGATTGATAGTCCATCCTGACTTTCGTGGTCTTGGACTTGCAAAAAAAATCAAGAATGTAACATTCACTTTAGCTAGAAAGCGATGGCCACACGCAAAGATATTCTCTCTTACAAGCGGTTCAGCTGTAATGAAGATGAATACACAACTCGGATATCTTCCTGTCACATTCAATGACCTTACAGATGACGAGAGTTTCTGGAGAGGATGCGAGGGATGTATAAACTCCGACGTGCTACACCGCACAAATCGTCGTTACTGTATTTGTACAGCTATGCTCTTCGACCCAGAACGGGATTTACCCGCAAAGCTTCCAGCAGACGTATTGGAGAGAATCAAGAATATAAATGACTGA
- a CDS encoding arginine repressor, with protein MKVKASRLEALKMLISSKELSNQEEVLQALKVEGFLLTQATLSRDLKQLKVAKAASMNGKYVYVLPNETMYKRIHKPLSPTEMMQTPGFVSINFSGNMGIIKTRPGYASSIAYNIDSSDIPQIIGTIAGDDTIFIVIKEGATPEDVKESLNGIISL; from the coding sequence ATGAAAGTAAAAGCTAGCAGATTAGAAGCCCTGAAGATGCTCATTTCAAGTAAGGAGCTAAGTAATCAGGAAGAAGTGTTGCAGGCACTCAAAGTTGAGGGATTCCTTCTAACCCAGGCTACATTGAGCCGAGACCTCAAGCAGTTGAAAGTTGCAAAAGCAGCAAGCATGAATGGCAAATATGTCTACGTACTGCCAAATGAAACAATGTACAAACGCATACACAAGCCATTGTCACCAACAGAGATGATGCAAACTCCAGGATTTGTTTCTATTAACTTTTCTGGTAATATGGGTATTATCAAGACACGCCCTGGTTATGCCAGTAGTATCGCATATAATATAGATAGTAGCGATATTCCACAGATTATCGGAACTATTGCTGGCGACGATACCATATTTATAGTAATAAAAGAAGGCGCAACTCCAGAAGATGTTAAAGAGAGTCTTAACGGAATTATAAGTCTCTAA
- a CDS encoding peptidoglycan DD-metalloendopeptidase family protein translates to MNLKKNISKFYIVALFALTAIPSHGQDLLARQAPIDRKLKAVDTLALKSIIEREKVQSPAADLYNDWDNRYAHHRTEMPDSFKIDLRHFCMPTPSRVVTSNFGSRWGRPHKGLDIKVYIGDSIRAAFSGKVRIVRYEAAGYGKYIVIRHPNGLETIYGHLSEQLVSENQTVRAGEVIGLGGNTGRSTGSHLHFETRLCGVALNPALMFDFRNQDVTGDYFVYNSNTYDRESADATRIRGKIGNGGYTRDLVQDGEPGRYSGHIKENSAEILYHKVKAGETIQSISKKRGVSIDKICQLNHLSSKSHVRPGQILRYS, encoded by the coding sequence ATGAATTTAAAAAAGAATATTAGTAAATTTTATATAGTCGCATTGTTTGCGCTAACGGCAATACCATCCCACGGTCAAGACCTCTTGGCACGTCAGGCTCCGATAGACCGCAAGTTGAAAGCAGTGGACACATTGGCATTGAAGAGTATTATTGAACGAGAAAAAGTTCAGTCCCCAGCAGCAGACTTATATAATGATTGGGACAACAGATACGCACATCACAGAACTGAAATGCCTGATTCTTTTAAAATTGATTTAAGACATTTTTGTATGCCTACCCCAAGTAGAGTTGTAACAAGCAACTTCGGAAGCCGTTGGGGACGCCCACATAAGGGACTTGACATAAAGGTTTATATCGGTGACTCTATTCGCGCTGCATTCAGCGGAAAAGTAAGAATTGTTAGATACGAAGCCGCAGGCTATGGAAAATACATTGTTATTAGGCACCCTAACGGATTGGAAACTATTTACGGACATCTTTCAGAGCAACTAGTTTCCGAAAACCAGACAGTAAGAGCAGGAGAAGTTATTGGATTAGGTGGAAATACGGGTAGAAGTACCGGTTCACACCTACACTTTGAAACTCGTCTATGTGGAGTTGCTCTTAATCCTGCATTAATGTTTGATTTCCGCAATCAGGATGTTACAGGAGACTATTTCGTTTATAATTCAAATACATACGACAGAGAATCTGCTGATGCTACACGTATTCGTGGTAAGATTGGAAACGGTGGCTACACACGTGATCTAGTACAGGATGGCGAACCAGGCAGATATAGTGGGCATATTAAGGAAAACAGTGCTGAAATACTCTATCACAAGGTTAAGGCTGGTGAAACAATACAGTCTATTTCTAAAAAACGTGGTGTTAGTATTGATAAGATTTGCCAGCTGAACCACTTAAGTTCAAAATCTCACGTACGCCCAGGACAAATCCTAAGATATTCATAA
- the recG gene encoding ATP-dependent DNA helicase RecG codes for MTGILDQDIMYLPGVGPKRKDILSKELNIATWRDLLECYPYKYVDRSKIYHINELNGAMPFVQIKGRILSFEEFAMGARRKRIVAHFSDGHGVVDLVWFRGTQYIYKTYKVGIEYIVFGKPTVYGGRYQFAHPEIEKTEDLQLSEMGMQPYYSTTEKMKNCGMTSRAIEKITKTLIAKIPEGSLPETLPPFITVPLHLLGRENAFRDIHYPKSIGELQHAQLRLKFEELFYVQLNILRYASDHRRKYRGYIFQHVGSNFNYFYKNNLKFELTGAQKRVMHEIRADMAGGRQMNRLLQGDVGSGKTLVALLSMLIAIDNNFQTCIMAPTEILAEQHFNTIKEFLAGMDIRVELLTGIVKGKKRKNVLEGLVNGDVKILIGTHAVIEDTVQFAHLGLAIVDEQHRFGVAQRARLWAKSENPPHMLVMTATPIPRTLAMTIYGDLDVSVIDELPPGRKPIITTHKFDTQMTSLYSGIRQQINQGRQVYIVFPLIKENEKTDLKNLENGYESLKEIFPEFNISKVHGKMKSKEKEEEMRKFVNGNTQILVATTVIEVGVNVPNASVMVILDAQRFGLSQLHQLRGRVGRGAKQSFCILVTSYKLSEETRKRIDIMCDTNDGFRIAEADLKLRGPGDLEGTQQSGIAFDLKIADIARDGQIVQMARDEAQKIIDNDPTCEKVEYKMLWNRLKELRKTNVNWAAIS; via the coding sequence TTGACTGGTATTCTAGATCAAGACATAATGTATCTGCCCGGAGTGGGTCCGAAACGAAAAGATATATTGAGTAAAGAACTTAATATTGCAACGTGGCGTGACCTTCTGGAATGCTATCCATATAAATATGTGGATCGCAGCAAGATATATCATATTAACGAACTTAACGGTGCAATGCCTTTCGTTCAGATAAAGGGAAGAATACTTAGTTTTGAGGAATTTGCAATGGGTGCTAGACGAAAGCGCATCGTGGCTCATTTCTCCGACGGTCATGGAGTTGTTGACTTAGTATGGTTTCGCGGCACACAATATATATATAAGACATATAAGGTTGGCATTGAATACATTGTGTTCGGCAAGCCCACAGTATATGGTGGACGATATCAGTTTGCTCACCCAGAGATAGAAAAGACAGAGGATCTGCAGCTTTCTGAAATGGGAATGCAACCATATTACTCTACTACAGAGAAGATGAAGAACTGCGGAATGACAAGCCGTGCAATAGAAAAAATAACAAAAACACTGATTGCTAAAATTCCTGAAGGTTCTTTGCCTGAAACACTTCCACCATTCATAACCGTACCGTTACATCTTCTCGGACGTGAAAATGCTTTCAGGGACATCCATTATCCAAAGAGCATTGGCGAACTGCAACATGCACAATTAAGACTGAAATTCGAGGAACTGTTTTATGTTCAACTCAACATATTAAGATATGCAAGTGACCATCGTCGCAAATATCGTGGTTACATATTCCAACACGTAGGCAGCAATTTCAACTATTTTTACAAGAATAATCTGAAGTTTGAACTCACAGGAGCCCAAAAAAGGGTGATGCACGAGATTCGAGCTGACATGGCTGGTGGAAGACAGATGAACAGACTGTTGCAAGGTGACGTTGGATCAGGTAAAACATTAGTAGCCCTACTCTCAATGCTTATCGCTATTGACAACAATTTTCAGACGTGCATTATGGCACCTACCGAAATACTAGCTGAACAACACTTCAATACCATAAAGGAATTTCTTGCAGGAATGGACATCCGCGTGGAACTTCTTACAGGAATCGTCAAAGGAAAAAAACGAAAAAATGTTTTAGAAGGATTAGTAAACGGCGATGTGAAAATACTTATTGGAACACACGCTGTGATAGAAGATACTGTGCAATTCGCACATCTCGGCTTAGCTATCGTCGATGAGCAACATCGTTTCGGAGTGGCACAAAGGGCTAGACTATGGGCTAAAAGCGAGAATCCTCCACACATGCTAGTCATGACTGCAACCCCAATTCCTAGGACTTTGGCTATGACCATCTATGGTGATCTTGACGTGAGCGTAATAGATGAGCTTCCACCAGGAAGAAAGCCTATAATAACAACGCACAAATTTGACACACAGATGACAAGTCTGTATAGTGGAATACGCCAACAGATTAACCAAGGAAGACAGGTTTACATCGTATTTCCTTTGATCAAAGAAAATGAGAAGACCGACCTCAAGAATCTGGAAAACGGTTATGAATCGCTTAAAGAAATATTTCCAGAGTTCAATATAAGCAAGGTGCATGGCAAGATGAAATCTAAAGAGAAGGAAGAAGAAATGCGCAAATTCGTAAACGGGAATACTCAAATTCTTGTTGCGACAACGGTTATCGAAGTGGGAGTAAATGTTCCCAACGCATCGGTAATGGTAATTCTTGATGCACAAAGATTCGGACTTTCTCAACTACATCAGCTTCGTGGACGCGTTGGTCGTGGTGCAAAACAGTCTTTCTGCATTCTCGTAACAAGTTACAAACTTAGTGAGGAAACGCGCAAGCGAATAGACATTATGTGCGACACAAACGATGGATTCAGAATTGCAGAAGCTGACTTAAAGCTACGTGGTCCTGGAGATCTTGAAGGAACACAGCAAAGCGGAATAGCTTTCGATCTTAAAATAGCAGACATCGCTCGTGATGGTCAGATAGTGCAAATGGCACGTGATGAGGCTCAAAAAATAATAGATAATGACCCCACATGTGAAAAAGTAGAATACAAAATGCTTTGGAACAGACTAAAAGAGTTAAGAAAAACTAATGTGAATTGGGCTGCAATATCGTAG
- a CDS encoding 2-C-methyl-D-erythritol 4-phosphate cytidylyltransferase gives MDYIIIVAGGKGMRMGTDIPKQFIPIGGKPILMRTIEKFHEYNSELGIILVLPQSQQEYWKQLCIEHSFEVNHTIVNGGETRFDSSRNGLAAIPDEEIGVTGIHDGVRPFVSKEVIDNCFETARDDFAAIPVLPVTDTIRYVDKQGGGKNVMRSDYRVVQTPQVFDIQLLKQAYNADYQESFTDDASVVESLGCQATMVEGNRENIKITTPFDIIVAEALLKAQQK, from the coding sequence ATGGATTACATTATTATCGTTGCAGGAGGCAAAGGCATGAGGATGGGAACTGATATTCCAAAACAGTTTATTCCTATAGGTGGTAAACCTATCCTCATGCGCACAATTGAGAAATTTCACGAATACAATTCTGAATTAGGAATCATTCTTGTTCTTCCGCAAAGCCAGCAGGAATATTGGAAGCAACTGTGCATAGAACACAGCTTTGAAGTAAACCACACAATTGTTAACGGTGGTGAAACTCGCTTTGACTCTTCACGAAACGGACTGGCTGCAATTCCTGACGAAGAAATTGGAGTTACAGGTATTCACGATGGAGTGAGACCTTTCGTATCAAAAGAGGTCATTGACAATTGTTTTGAAACGGCAAGAGACGACTTCGCTGCGATTCCTGTACTTCCTGTTACTGACACTATAAGATATGTGGATAAGCAAGGTGGTGGGAAGAATGTTATGCGTAGCGACTATAGGGTAGTTCAAACGCCACAGGTGTTTGACATACAACTGCTGAAGCAAGCATACAATGCTGATTATCAAGAGTCATTTACAGATGATGCATCAGTCGTGGAGTCTCTTGGCTGCCAAGCCACAATGGTAGAAGGAAACCGAGAAAACATTAAGATCACAACGCCTTTTGACATCATCGTTGCAGAGGCTTTGTTGAAAGCACAACAAAAATAA
- a CDS encoding DJ-1 family glyoxalase III has protein sequence MAKVYEFLADGFEEIEGLAPVDILRRGGVDIKTVSITGSELVETSHGVTIKADLKFEDISNFDDADMMLLPGGMPGATNLNNHKLLKKALLEQNAKGKRIGAICAAPMVLGGLGLLKNKKATCSPGFQKYMIDAHYTAELFQIDGNIITGEGPAATLPYAYKILSFFVGEKATEDLQEKMQYAHLMNK, from the coding sequence ATGGCAAAAGTATATGAATTTTTGGCAGACGGCTTCGAAGAAATCGAAGGACTGGCTCCTGTTGACATCCTCAGAAGAGGCGGTGTGGACATTAAAACCGTAAGTATTACGGGTAGTGAACTTGTTGAGACTTCTCATGGAGTCACAATCAAGGCTGACTTGAAATTTGAAGACATTAGCAACTTCGACGATGCCGACATGATGCTTTTGCCCGGAGGAATGCCTGGGGCAACAAACCTCAACAATCATAAACTGTTGAAAAAGGCTTTGCTTGAACAAAATGCAAAAGGTAAACGAATAGGTGCTATATGTGCCGCCCCAATGGTACTTGGAGGATTGGGACTACTAAAAAATAAAAAAGCAACATGCTCACCAGGCTTTCAGAAATATATGATTGATGCACATTATACAGCAGAACTGTTCCAGATAGATGGTAATATAATCACTGGTGAAGGACCTGCAGCAACATTGCCATACGCTTATAAGATTCTTAGCTTCTTCGTTGGCGAAAAGGCAACCGAAGACCTACAGGAGAAGATGCAATACGCCCACTTAATGAATAAGTAA
- a CDS encoding NAD kinase, translating to MSERKLVFAVFGNECKCAEIAQYIERIEKHLGCHNADVLIEPVDFDNADYVISLGGDGTFLRAASRVGDRQIPIIGVNMGRLGFLADVLPSEIEETLDKMLAGNYMIEDHTVIKMETDGEPIMGSPFALNDIAVLKLDSASMISIRSHINGDFLVNYQADGLVISTPTGSTAYNLSNGGPIIVPQSGSLCITPVAPHSLNIRPIVINDTSVIELEVESRSHNFLVAIDGRSEKLDECTKLKIMKAPYCVKIVKLKNKRYFSTLHEKMMWGADTRQ from the coding sequence ATGTCTGAACGTAAATTGGTATTTGCTGTTTTTGGCAATGAATGCAAGTGTGCCGAGATTGCACAATATATTGAGAGAATAGAGAAGCATTTAGGCTGCCATAATGCTGACGTACTGATAGAGCCTGTTGATTTCGATAATGCCGACTACGTGATATCTCTTGGCGGAGATGGAACGTTTCTTCGTGCTGCCAGCAGAGTTGGTGACCGTCAAATTCCAATTATCGGTGTGAACATGGGAAGATTAGGATTCCTTGCCGATGTTTTGCCTAGTGAGATTGAAGAGACGCTTGATAAAATGTTAGCAGGAAATTATATGATAGAAGATCACACTGTGATAAAAATGGAGACTGACGGTGAACCTATTATGGGTAGTCCGTTTGCACTCAACGATATTGCGGTGCTGAAACTCGACTCTGCATCTATGATCAGCATCCGGTCTCATATTAATGGAGATTTCTTGGTTAATTATCAGGCAGATGGACTTGTAATTTCCACCCCTACAGGTAGTACAGCCTATAATCTTTCTAATGGTGGTCCAATAATTGTTCCTCAAAGCGGTAGTCTCTGTATTACTCCTGTTGCGCCACATAGTCTTAATATTCGCCCAATAGTAATTAATGATACCAGCGTGATTGAACTTGAAGTGGAATCACGTTCACATAACTTCCTCGTTGCTATTGACGGAAGAAGCGAAAAGCTTGATGAATGTACAAAACTCAAAATAATGAAGGCTCCGTATTGCGTAAAGATTGTGAAGTTAAAAAATAAACGATACTTCTCTACGCTACACGAGAAAATGATGTGGGGAGCAGATACCAGACAGTAG
- a CDS encoding ABC transporter ATP-binding protein translates to MKLKKLLRIPDYKYDTKTLLKWLWQAWKGNQLQAVLNASIGLLSVGVSLAQVWAVKHAIDVASGTLGGNIYWSVGIIAMFMLCDFALNISGIWIKNILGIKAQNKMQQRVLDRILRSQWHGRESHHSGDVLNRLEFDVNNVVTFLTETIPNTLSVIAMFLGAFFYLFSMDKILAVIVIAIFPMFLAVSKIYVGQMRRLTRKVRDSDSKVQSVLQETIQNRMLIKTLESDDVMVDRLENTQSELRQNVVKRTKFNLFSNLIVNFGFAFGYLFAFLWAALRMSLHTLTFGGMTAFLQLVNKIQTPARSLTKLVPDFVSVFTAVERLMELEEDPLEEQGEPVEIKSPCGIKLENVSYGYSDKDGNVIDNLSFDFIPGSCTAILGETGAGKTTLVRLILALLQPQSGSVSIYNKLQSQSLSPCHRCNFVYVPQGNTLMSGTIRDNLRLGKLNATDEEMQEALHKSCADFVEDLPDGLNTLCSEQGAGLSEGQAQRIAIARSLLRDRSIMLFDEATSALDPDTERQLLRNILACHDKTVIFITHRPAVMNYCDQTLKIEKI, encoded by the coding sequence ATGAAATTAAAGAAACTACTCCGCATACCAGATTATAAATATGACACGAAAACTCTGCTGAAATGGCTTTGGCAGGCTTGGAAAGGCAATCAGTTGCAAGCTGTGCTTAATGCTTCTATTGGTCTGCTTTCTGTCGGTGTTAGCCTAGCTCAGGTGTGGGCAGTTAAGCATGCGATTGATGTTGCTAGTGGTACGTTGGGTGGTAATATCTATTGGTCTGTGGGTATAATAGCCATGTTCATGTTGTGTGATTTTGCATTAAATATTTCGGGAATATGGATAAAGAATATCCTTGGAATAAAAGCGCAGAATAAAATGCAGCAACGAGTTCTCGACCGCATCCTGCGCTCACAATGGCATGGAAGAGAAAGCCATCATTCCGGAGACGTGCTAAATAGACTAGAGTTTGATGTTAACAATGTTGTTACATTTCTCACCGAAACTATTCCAAATACTTTGTCGGTGATTGCCATGTTTCTAGGTGCATTCTTTTATCTGTTCTCAATGGATAAAATCCTGGCAGTAATTGTAATAGCCATATTTCCAATGTTTCTTGCTGTGAGCAAGATTTATGTTGGGCAGATGAGACGACTAACGCGTAAAGTGCGCGACAGCGATAGTAAGGTGCAAAGTGTATTGCAGGAAACTATTCAAAATCGCATGCTTATAAAAACTCTTGAGAGTGATGACGTGATGGTTGATAGATTGGAGAACACCCAAAGCGAACTAAGACAGAATGTAGTAAAGCGTACTAAGTTTAATCTTTTCAGCAATCTCATTGTAAACTTCGGTTTTGCTTTCGGTTATCTTTTTGCATTTCTTTGGGCTGCACTAAGAATGTCTCTGCATACATTGACATTTGGAGGAATGACGGCTTTTCTGCAATTAGTTAATAAAATACAGACTCCAGCAAGAAGTCTAACAAAGTTAGTTCCTGACTTTGTCAGTGTGTTTACAGCTGTTGAACGATTGATGGAATTGGAGGAAGATCCACTGGAGGAGCAAGGTGAACCTGTTGAAATAAAGTCGCCTTGTGGAATAAAATTGGAAAATGTTAGTTACGGATATTCAGATAAGGATGGAAACGTGATAGATAATCTCAGCTTTGATTTCATTCCTGGTAGTTGTACCGCTATACTCGGAGAGACTGGAGCCGGGAAAACGACTCTTGTACGTTTAATATTGGCGTTGCTGCAACCTCAATCTGGTTCTGTTTCTATTTACAATAAACTGCAATCTCAGTCACTTTCGCCATGCCATCGTTGTAATTTCGTGTATGTCCCGCAGGGTAATACGCTCATGAGTGGTACGATTCGAGACAATCTTCGTTTGGGGAAATTAAATGCTACAGATGAAGAAATGCAGGAGGCACTGCATAAAAGTTGTGCTGACTTTGTGGAGGATTTGCCTGACGGACTAAACACGCTCTGCTCAGAACAGGGTGCCGGATTAAGTGAAGGACAAGCCCAGCGCATTGCAATCGCAAGAAGTTTGCTACGTGACCGTTCTATAATGCTTTTTGATGAGGCTACTAGTGCTCTGGATCCTGATACAGAACGTCAGCTTCTTCGCAACATATTAGCATGTCATGATAAGACAGTGATCTTTATCACACATCGTCCGGCAGTTATGAATTATTGTGATCAAACGTTGAAAATAGAGAAAATATAA
- a CDS encoding ABC transporter ATP-binding protein, with translation MIHLKDINKTYRGAQPLHVLKGINLDIEEGEFVSIMGASGSGKSTLLNILGILDNYDGGEYFLGDTLIKDLSETRAAEYRNRMIGFIFQSFNLIGFKTAVENVELPLFYQGVGRKKRHQLAMEYLERLGLLPWAEHYPNEMSGGQKQRVAIARALITQPRIILADEPTGALDSKTSVEVMQLLKKLNEEEHKTIVVVTHESGVANETNKIVHITDGLIGKIEENLDHHASPFGINGVMK, from the coding sequence ATGATTCACTTAAAAGACATCAATAAGACCTACCGTGGAGCACAGCCGTTGCATGTGCTTAAAGGCATCAACCTTGATATTGAGGAGGGAGAGTTTGTCTCTATAATGGGAGCTTCTGGCTCTGGAAAGTCTACGTTACTCAATATTCTTGGTATTCTCGACAACTATGATGGGGGCGAGTATTTTCTCGGCGATACATTGATAAAAGATCTCTCAGAGACTCGTGCCGCAGAATATCGCAACCGCATGATTGGATTTATCTTTCAAAGTTTTAATCTTATTGGATTCAAAACTGCTGTTGAAAATGTAGAGCTACCTTTATTTTATCAGGGTGTTGGACGAAAGAAAAGACACCAGTTGGCAATGGAATACCTTGAACGATTGGGTCTGTTGCCCTGGGCAGAACATTATCCTAATGAAATGTCAGGTGGACAAAAGCAGCGTGTGGCAATAGCCCGTGCGCTAATAACCCAACCACGAATAATTCTAGCTGATGAACCAACAGGAGCTTTGGATAGCAAGACTTCTGTTGAGGTGATGCAATTGCTGAAGAAACTCAATGAAGAAGAACACAAAACGATTGTTGTGGTAACACATGAGAGTGGAGTTGCCAATGAAACAAATAAGATTGTGCACATTACTGATGGACTTATTGGTAAGATAGAGGAAAATCTTGATCATCACGCTTCGCCATTTGGAATAAATGGAGTGATGAAATAA
- a CDS encoding ABC transporter permease, translating to MRLDFDTYKEILDTLTRNKSRSFLTGFGVFWGVFMLVGLIGGGSGLKEILSNNFEGFATNSAIVFAQPTTKPYDGYRKGRKWNMDYNDVKRLKAQVPELDIVTPMLSGWGSKVTFKDKKTSCSVKGLLPDYAKVESPKIYYGRYLNSMDMQQHRKVCVLGKKIYKNLFPGGGNPCGQLVRIDSIYYSVVGIDYSSGNMSINGRAEESVVIPLTLMQKAYNYGNQVHLICVTAKRGVKMSTITQKMRDVIARSHSVSPSDEKAITVFNTEVMFGMLDNLFSGVNFLIWLVGIGTLLAGAIGVSNIMMVTVRERTIEIGIRRAIGATPKSILGQIISESIILTSVAGMSGIFFAVVILQLAEMANTTDGIVTSHFQIGFWTAIGAVVILSILGVLAGLAPAFRAMSIKPVDAMRDE from the coding sequence ATGAGATTAGACTTTGATACATACAAGGAAATCCTTGATACGCTGACGCGAAACAAGAGCCGTTCGTTTCTTACCGGATTCGGAGTGTTCTGGGGCGTGTTTATGCTTGTGGGACTTATTGGAGGCGGTAGTGGACTGAAAGAAATACTATCTAATAATTTCGAGGGTTTTGCCACAAATTCTGCAATCGTCTTTGCCCAACCTACCACAAAACCCTATGACGGTTATCGTAAAGGGCGTAAATGGAATATGGATTATAACGATGTTAAAAGGTTGAAGGCTCAGGTGCCTGAACTAGACATTGTAACACCTATGCTTAGTGGATGGGGCAGTAAAGTAACCTTTAAAGATAAAAAAACGTCTTGCTCTGTAAAGGGCTTACTTCCAGATTACGCAAAGGTTGAATCTCCAAAAATTTATTATGGCAGATACCTTAATTCAATGGATATGCAACAGCACCGTAAGGTGTGCGTACTTGGAAAGAAAATCTATAAGAATCTCTTTCCTGGAGGAGGTAATCCTTGTGGACAACTGGTGAGAATAGACTCTATTTACTATAGTGTTGTTGGAATTGACTACAGCTCCGGAAACATGAGCATCAATGGTAGGGCAGAGGAGAGCGTTGTTATTCCGCTAACTCTGATGCAGAAGGCTTATAATTATGGTAATCAGGTTCACCTCATTTGTGTAACAGCTAAACGTGGTGTAAAGATGAGTACAATTACTCAGAAGATGAGAGATGTGATAGCTCGTTCGCATTCTGTTTCTCCGTCTGATGAGAAGGCGATAACTGTATTTAATACAGAGGTCATGTTTGGAATGCTCGATAATCTGTTTTCGGGTGTCAACTTCCTTATATGGCTTGTCGGCATAGGTACTCTACTTGCGGGTGCTATTGGTGTTTCCAATATTATGATGGTTACTGTGCGCGAACGTACTATAGAAATTGGTATTCGACGTGCAATAGGTGCGACACCAAAGAGCATACTTGGACAGATTATCAGTGAGAGTATTATTCTGACTTCAGTAGCTGGTATGAGTGGCATCTTTTTCGCAGTAGTGATTTTGCAATTAGCAGAAATGGCCAATACAACAGATGGCATTGTGACTTCACATTTCCAAATAGGCTTCTGGACTGCTATTGGTGCGGTCGTGATTCTCAGTATCCTTGGCGTACTTGCTGGATTGGCTCCTGCTTTCAGGGCAATGTCAATCAAACCGGTTGACGCCATGCGTGACGAATAA